One window of Quercus robur chromosome 5, dhQueRobu3.1, whole genome shotgun sequence genomic DNA carries:
- the LOC126728024 gene encoding uncharacterized protein LOC126728024: protein MQKHVTQGAERAYLAIVDASQRLRHYFLAYEVWLMTKSHAIKALLQQPILLGRISQWLLQLSQYDLRMGTSRAMKSQAIVDLLAQFSGEEEFLLDDEVPGEVAMAEEVKEQWVMKFDGFSTTQSGGVGVVLYHEEDKAVTLSFKLEFTCSNNTAEYEAYLTGLATALEMGVKHLRVMGDSNLVVCQAKGIFSLKEPSLAPYRAMAQKMEEKFSTFEIEHAPRNENQFADAFAVLGSQIIFEGNNTRVEVSKREESIIEVLKERLLEERCKRDWRIPMREALMKEEGVAELKVLKD, encoded by the coding sequence ATGCAGAAACACGTTACCCAGGGGGCAGAAAGGGCATATCTGGCTATTGTGGATGCTTCCCAGAGGTTACGCCATTATTTCTTAGCTTACGAAGTATGGCTGATGACTAAGTCCCATGCCATCAAGGCTCTGTTGCAGCAACCAATCCTCTTAGGTAGAATATCCCAGTGGTTGTTACAATTGTCACAGTATGACTTAAGAATGGGGACATCCAGGGCAATGAAAAGCCAGGCTATAGTAGATCTATTGGCACAGTTTTCGGGAGAAGAAGAATTCCTGCTAGATGATGAAGTTCCGGGGGAAGTAGCCATGGCAGAAGAGGTCAAAGAACAATGGGTAATGAAATTTGATGGGTTTTCTACCACCCAATCAGGGGGAGTGGGAGTAGTTTTGTACCATGAAGAAGATAAGGCAGTAACGCTATCATTCAAACTAGAATTCACATGTTCAAACAACACGGCAGAATACGAAGCCTACCTAACCGGGTTAGCCACGGCTCTCGAAATGGGAGTCAAGCACTTAAGGGTAATGGGTGATTCGAACCTAGTGGTTTGCCAGGCCAAAGGAATCTTCTCCCTAAAGGAACCCAGCCTAGCCCCATACAGGGCAATGGcccagaagatggaggagaaatTTTCAACCTTCGAAATAGAACATGCTCCAAGGAACGAAAACCAATTTGCGGATGCGTTCGCCGTGCTAGGCTCACAAATAATATTCGAAGGGAATAACACTAGGGTAGAGGTTAGCAAGAGGGAAGAATCCATTATTGAGGTATTGAAGGAAAGGTTACTAGAGGAACGGTGCAAAAGGGATTGGCGGATCCCTATGAGGGAAGCCTTGATGAAAGAAGAAGGTGTCGCAGAACTGAAGGTACTAAAAGATTAA